The following are encoded together in the Brassica napus cultivar Da-Ae chromosome A9, Da-Ae, whole genome shotgun sequence genome:
- the LOC125578381 gene encoding uncharacterized protein LOC125578381 isoform X2: MHIVIKVGGDDSTPISKFLLIDVDSMCLHLPFVRVVSTVEGVDATRIAEGGDDSTPISKFLLIIRAIGDYDFSNVSLSSPSIPRLPAPYLVFMEEFLKPYAKARRTKDRTLVAALTACGKKWTFMSKTDQEPFRLESAKRMDVYQKHRAVFDRLFYPMQPPSDGEFDDEPGQQIMSPFGIFVEYEVPRRHASHKL, encoded by the exons ATGCATATCGTTATAAAGGTAGGAGGAGATGACTCGACTCCAATATCCAA gttcCTCTTGATAGATGTTGACTCCAT GTGCCTGCATCTTCCTTTTGTCCG GGTTGTCTCCACTGTGGAAGGAGTAGATGCAACACGTATAGCGGAAGGAGGAGATGACTCGACTCCAATATCCAA GTTTCTATTGATCATCAGAGCAATAGGAGATTACGACTTTTCCAA TGTGTCCCTGAGCTCTCCTTCAATACCAAGGCTGCCAGCTCCTTATCTCGTTTTTAT GGAGGAATTCCTTAAACCCTATGCCAAGGCGAGACGCACCAAGGACAGAACTTTAGTTGCTGCTTTAACTGCTTGTGGGAAAAAGTGGACCTTCATGTCCAAGACT GACCAGGAACCTTTCCGTCTTGAGTCTGCTAAACGTATGGATGTGTACCAGAAGCACAGGGCAGTCTTCGACCGCCTTTTCTATCCCATGCAGCCTCCTTCTGATGGTGAATTTGATGACGAGCCTGGTCAGCAAATTATGTCTCCATTCGGCATTTTCGT TGAATACGAGGTTCCTCGCCGGCACGCGTCTCACAAGC TTTAA
- the LOC125578381 gene encoding uncharacterized protein LOC125578381 isoform X1 yields MHIVIKVGGDDSTPISKFLLIDVDSMCLHLPFVRVVSTVEGVDATRIAEGGDDSTPISKFLLIIRAIGDYDFSNVSLSSPSIPRLPAPYLVFMEEFLKPYAKARRTKDRTLVAALTACGKKWTFMSKTDQEPFRLESAKRMDVYQKHRAVFDRLFYPMQPPSDGEFDDEPGQQIMSPFGIFVEYEVPRRHASHKRECSVTSLSLFLKKNKK; encoded by the exons ATGCATATCGTTATAAAGGTAGGAGGAGATGACTCGACTCCAATATCCAA gttcCTCTTGATAGATGTTGACTCCAT GTGCCTGCATCTTCCTTTTGTCCG GGTTGTCTCCACTGTGGAAGGAGTAGATGCAACACGTATAGCGGAAGGAGGAGATGACTCGACTCCAATATCCAA GTTTCTATTGATCATCAGAGCAATAGGAGATTACGACTTTTCCAA TGTGTCCCTGAGCTCTCCTTCAATACCAAGGCTGCCAGCTCCTTATCTCGTTTTTAT GGAGGAATTCCTTAAACCCTATGCCAAGGCGAGACGCACCAAGGACAGAACTTTAGTTGCTGCTTTAACTGCTTGTGGGAAAAAGTGGACCTTCATGTCCAAGACT GACCAGGAACCTTTCCGTCTTGAGTCTGCTAAACGTATGGATGTGTACCAGAAGCACAGGGCAGTCTTCGACCGCCTTTTCTATCCCATGCAGCCTCCTTCTGATGGTGAATTTGATGACGAGCCTGGTCAGCAAATTATGTCTCCATTCGGCATTTTCGT TGAATACGAGGTTCCTCGCCGGCACGCGTCTCACAAGCGTGAGTGCTCGGtgacatctctctctctttttttaaaaaaaaataaaaaataa